The proteins below come from a single Pedobacter aquae genomic window:
- a CDS encoding ribonuclease HII has translation MLLPFYQQELLEAGCDEAGRGCLAGPVFAAAVILPPDFHHPLLNDSKQLAEKERNKLRKEIEEMAIAFAVAAVDHQEIDKINILNASFLAMHRALDQLKQQPDFIIIDGNRFKPYQNTKHQCIVKGDGKYFSIAAASILAKTYRDEYMENLHQQFPHYDWKQNKGYPTVKHREAVFSYGLSPYHRKTFRITNPQLSIFNSLPYESTTTHQ, from the coding sequence ATGCTACTACCATTTTACCAACAAGAGCTTTTAGAAGCCGGCTGTGATGAAGCTGGTAGAGGTTGTTTGGCAGGACCAGTTTTTGCAGCGGCTGTTATATTACCTCCCGATTTTCATCATCCTTTACTTAATGATTCTAAACAGCTTGCAGAGAAAGAGCGTAATAAACTGCGTAAAGAGATTGAAGAAATGGCCATTGCTTTTGCTGTGGCAGCCGTAGACCATCAAGAAATTGATAAAATAAATATCCTAAATGCTTCTTTTTTGGCTATGCACAGGGCTTTAGACCAGTTAAAGCAACAGCCAGATTTTATCATTATAGATGGTAATAGGTTTAAGCCTTATCAAAATACCAAACACCAATGCATCGTAAAAGGCGATGGTAAATATTTCTCTATAGCTGCGGCTTCTATTTTAGCTAAAACTTATAGAGATGAATATATGGAAAATCTGCACCAGCAGTTTCCACATTACGATTGGAAACAGAATAAAGGTTACCCAACAGTAAAACACCGCGAGGCTGTATTTAGTTATGGTTTAAGCCCCTATCATAGGAAGACTTTTAGAATAACCAATCCGCAACTTTCTATCTTCAATAGCCTACCTTATGAAAGTACTACTACTCACCAATAG
- a CDS encoding glycosyltransferase family 4 protein, whose product MKVLLLTNRVPFPPNGGYPIVIYNTIRELTELGCEVTLFSLNTTKHFVKTKEIKDPVFKKIKFIQYKIDNRVKVKDAFLNLFTGQSYNLSRFYDKNCASKLAHLLRTQEFDIIQFEGLQVVPYLDIIKEVSKGKLIYRAHNIEHQIWKRLTLQENFFLRKMYFGLLSKRLQKFEFKILNSFDTILAISSVDEHFFKSVGCQRPVYTFPVALNLENYEVQQQLSPHKSIGYIGSMDWRPNLEGIDWFLEKVWPSIKQLDAGITFHLAGKNMPKYLEVLNSQSFILEGEVEDATAFMARQHVLIVPLLSGSGMRVKIIEAMALGKCVIATSIAAEGINYQHDLNILIADKADDFYKQILRCFTDKTLISRIGKEAKKLVAKHHDNKTMSKDLLNVYQTICDKKP is encoded by the coding sequence ATGAAAGTACTACTACTCACCAATAGAGTCCCATTTCCGCCTAATGGTGGTTATCCTATTGTGATTTACAATACGATTAGGGAGCTTACTGAGCTAGGTTGCGAGGTCACACTTTTCTCTTTAAATACTACCAAACATTTTGTAAAAACTAAGGAAATTAAAGACCCTGTTTTTAAGAAGATAAAATTTATACAGTATAAAATTGATAATAGGGTTAAGGTAAAAGATGCATTTCTAAACTTATTTACAGGACAGTCTTATAATCTCAGTAGGTTTTATGATAAAAACTGTGCTAGTAAACTTGCACATCTGCTAAGAACGCAAGAGTTTGACATTATACAATTTGAAGGCTTGCAAGTAGTACCTTATTTAGACATCATAAAAGAGGTAAGTAAAGGAAAGCTTATTTACAGGGCACATAATATCGAACATCAAATATGGAAGCGCTTAACCTTACAAGAAAATTTCTTCTTGCGTAAGATGTATTTTGGACTGTTAAGTAAGCGTTTACAAAAATTCGAGTTTAAGATTTTAAATAGTTTCGATACTATTTTAGCTATCAGTTCTGTTGATGAACATTTTTTCAAAAGTGTAGGCTGCCAAAGGCCGGTTTATACTTTCCCGGTAGCTCTAAATTTAGAAAATTATGAGGTTCAGCAGCAGCTGTCTCCACATAAAAGCATAGGCTATATTGGTTCTATGGATTGGAGACCAAATCTCGAAGGTATAGATTGGTTTTTAGAAAAAGTATGGCCTTCTATTAAACAGCTTGATGCGGGTATTACTTTCCATTTGGCAGGTAAAAATATGCCTAAATATTTAGAGGTTTTAAATAGCCAATCTTTCATTTTAGAAGGCGAGGTAGAAGATGCTACAGCTTTTATGGCAAGGCAGCATGTGCTTATTGTTCCCTTACTTTCTGGTAGTGGTATGCGGGTAAAAATTATAGAAGCCATGGCCTTAGGAAAATGTGTTATTGCTACTTCTATTGCCGCAGAAGGTATCAACTATCAGCATGATTTGAATATTTTAATCGCCGATAAGGCCGATGATTTTTACAAACAAATTCTTCGTTGTTTTACTGATAAAACTTTAATCAGCCGGATAGGAAAGGAAGCTAAAAAGCTGGTAGCCAAGCATCACGACAATAAAACGATGAGTAAAGATTTACTAAATGTTTATCAAACAATTTGTGACAAAAAGCCTTGA
- the gcvT gene encoding glycine cleavage system aminomethyltransferase GcvT: protein MKNTALTDKHIALGAKMVPFAGYNMPVQYAGINVEHETVRNAVGVFDVSHMGEFILKGDGALALIQQVSANDATKLFDGKVQYSYLPNKEGGIVDDLLVYRINEKTYMLVVNASNIEKDWDWIQSFNTQGVDMKNISDRTSLLAVQGPLAAQALQSLTSVDLAAMEYYTFTKGVFAGVENVLISATGYTGAGGFEIYFDHQHSEKIWDAVFEAGAAYGIKPIGLGARDTLRLEMGFCLYGNDINDQTSPLEAGLGWVTSFNKSFTNSEALALQKQNGVANKLVSFEMVERGIPRHDYEICDANGNTIGKVTSGTQSPSLQKAIGLGYVDKAFSKIDTDIFIKIRDNKIKAKVVKLPFFKK from the coding sequence ATGAAAAATACAGCTTTAACCGATAAGCATATTGCTCTAGGCGCCAAAATGGTTCCTTTTGCAGGATATAACATGCCAGTACAATACGCTGGAATTAATGTAGAGCATGAAACGGTACGAAATGCTGTTGGTGTTTTTGATGTTAGCCATATGGGCGAGTTTATCCTAAAAGGCGATGGCGCTTTAGCTTTAATACAACAAGTGAGCGCTAACGATGCCACTAAACTTTTTGATGGCAAAGTACAATACTCGTACTTGCCTAATAAAGAAGGCGGTATCGTTGATGATTTACTGGTTTACCGTATAAATGAAAAAACATATATGTTGGTGGTAAATGCTTCTAACATAGAGAAAGATTGGGATTGGATACAAAGCTTCAATACCCAAGGTGTTGATATGAAAAACATATCAGACCGTACTTCATTACTAGCGGTACAGGGCCCTTTAGCTGCCCAAGCGCTACAAAGTTTAACTAGCGTAGATTTAGCAGCCATGGAGTACTACACTTTTACAAAAGGTGTTTTTGCTGGGGTAGAAAATGTTTTGATTTCTGCTACCGGATATACTGGTGCTGGTGGTTTTGAAATTTATTTTGATCATCAACATTCTGAAAAAATTTGGGATGCTGTTTTTGAAGCAGGTGCTGCTTATGGTATCAAACCTATTGGTTTAGGCGCTAGAGATACTTTAAGACTAGAAATGGGTTTCTGTTTATATGGTAATGATATCAACGACCAAACATCGCCATTAGAAGCTGGCTTAGGTTGGGTTACCAGTTTTAATAAATCTTTTACCAATTCAGAAGCCTTAGCTTTACAAAAACAAAATGGTGTGGCTAATAAATTAGTTAGCTTTGAAATGGTAGAGCGTGGTATTCCTCGTCATGATTATGAAATCTGCGATGCTAATGGAAACACCATAGGAAAAGTAACATCAGGTACACAATCTCCTTCTTTACAAAAAGCTATAGGTTTAGGCTATGTAGATAAAGCTTTTAGTAAAATAGATACCGATATTTTTATCAAAATAAGAGATAACAAGATTAAGGCTAAAGTTGTAAAACTTCCTTTCTTCAAGAAATAA
- a CDS encoding 2-phosphosulfolactate phosphatase: protein MPVATVEECIALKDDICLLAAERDGKVVEGFDFGNSPFAYTTEKVKGKTIVLTTTNGTHAIDESKRTAYQVIIGSFLNVDAVCDYLKTQDKDVFLLCAGWKNKFNLEDTLFAGAVVSRLKDENYFQDDSSTAAEDLYQLAKHDLGAYTAKTSHSERLKLLGIEEDIKFCLQENITQTIPVLKGNKLVKMVF, encoded by the coding sequence ATACCTGTAGCTACCGTAGAAGAATGTATTGCCTTAAAGGATGATATTTGCCTTCTGGCAGCAGAACGTGATGGCAAAGTGGTAGAAGGTTTTGATTTTGGTAATTCGCCTTTTGCTTACACCACAGAAAAAGTTAAAGGTAAAACCATTGTCTTAACCACCACCAATGGTACACATGCCATAGATGAGTCTAAAAGAACAGCTTATCAGGTTATTATAGGTTCTTTTTTAAATGTTGATGCTGTTTGCGATTATCTGAAAACACAAGATAAAGACGTTTTTTTACTTTGTGCCGGATGGAAAAATAAGTTCAACTTAGAAGATACGCTATTTGCTGGAGCAGTGGTGAGCAGATTAAAAGATGAAAATTATTTTCAGGATGATTCTAGTACTGCGGCAGAAGACTTGTACCAATTAGCCAAGCATGATTTAGGAGCTTATACCGCTAAAACTTCTCATAGCGAAAGATTGAAGCTTTTGGGTATAGAAGAAGATATTAAGTTTTGCCTTCAAGAAAATATTACCCAGACTATTCCGGTTTTAAAAGGTAATAAGTTAGTGAAGATGGTTTTTTAA
- a CDS encoding Lrp/AsnC ligand binding domain-containing protein, with translation MIDKSRQNLEIDNLDIEILSILMNDATTAYTEIAKELIVSGGTIHVRMKKMQDMGIIKGSNLIVDAQKVGYDICAFLGIYLEKGSIYHDAVEKLKQVKEIVELHYCTGAYSMFAKIICRDTTHLRHVLNDQVQAVPGIQRTETFISLEESIKRQITLK, from the coding sequence ATGATTGATAAATCCCGCCAAAATTTAGAAATTGATAATCTGGATATTGAAATTTTGTCTATCCTGATGAATGATGCAACTACTGCATATACTGAAATAGCCAAAGAATTAATCGTTTCTGGTGGTACTATCCACGTGAGAATGAAGAAGATGCAAGATATGGGTATCATCAAAGGTTCTAACTTAATAGTAGATGCACAGAAAGTTGGTTATGATATTTGTGCCTTCTTAGGTATTTACCTAGAGAAAGGTTCTATTTACCACGATGCTGTTGAAAAACTAAAACAAGTAAAAGAAATTGTAGAGTTACACTACTGTACTGGAGCTTATTCTATGTTTGCCAAAATTATTTGTAGAGATACTACGCATCTTCGCCATGTTTTAAATGACCAAGTACAGGCTGTACCAGGCATTCAACGTACGGAGACTTTTATCTCTTTAGAGGAAAGTATTAAAAGGCAGATTACGCTGAAGTAA